Proteins encoded by one window of Micromonospora coxensis:
- a CDS encoding DUF1801 domain-containing protein yields MSNTTKNTAASSEKYDGFTDEERAAMKERATELKTRARRGPKPDPEVDVLAKIAEMSDSDRAIAERLHAVIKANAPVLSPKLWYGMPAYARDGKVVCFFQSAAKFKTRYATLGFSDEANLDEGAMWATSFALTALTADDEARIGALVRQAVS; encoded by the coding sequence ATGTCGAACACGACGAAGAACACCGCCGCCAGCAGCGAGAAGTACGACGGTTTCACCGACGAGGAGCGCGCCGCGATGAAGGAACGCGCCACGGAGTTGAAGACGCGCGCGCGGCGCGGCCCCAAGCCGGATCCGGAGGTCGACGTGCTCGCGAAGATCGCCGAGATGTCGGACTCCGACCGGGCGATCGCCGAGCGGCTGCACGCCGTGATCAAGGCCAACGCGCCGGTCCTGTCGCCGAAGCTGTGGTACGGGATGCCCGCGTACGCCCGCGACGGCAAGGTGGTCTGCTTCTTCCAGAGCGCGGCGAAGTTCAAGACGCGGTACGCCACCCTCGGCTTCAGCGACGAGGCGAACCTCGACGAGGGCGCCATGTGGGCGACCTCGTTCGCCCTGACGGCGCTGACCGCCGATGACGAGGCGAGGATCGGCGCGCTGGTGCGGCAGGCGGTGAGCTGA
- a CDS encoding carboxymuconolactone decarboxylase family protein, whose amino-acid sequence MSTERMPHPAVLIPEAMEALTAVNRAVTGVGVDGRLLALSHLRASQINGCGPCVAGGAHQARRHGASTEQVHAVAAWRETPWFSAEERAALALTEAVTRLADRPDPVPDRLWDVAATHFDQTELAALLLAIANTNAVNRLNAPTRQQAGSW is encoded by the coding sequence ATGTCGACCGAGCGCATGCCGCACCCGGCGGTGCTGATCCCCGAGGCGATGGAGGCCCTGACGGCGGTGAACCGGGCCGTCACGGGCGTCGGGGTGGACGGCAGGCTGCTGGCGCTGAGCCACCTGCGGGCCAGCCAGATCAACGGCTGCGGACCGTGCGTGGCCGGGGGCGCGCACCAGGCCCGCCGGCACGGGGCGTCCACGGAGCAGGTGCACGCCGTCGCCGCGTGGCGGGAGACGCCGTGGTTCAGCGCCGAGGAGCGCGCCGCGCTGGCCCTGACCGAGGCGGTGACCCGGCTCGCCGACCGGCCGGACCCGGTGCCGGACCGGCTGTGGGACGTGGCCGCCACGCACTTCGACCAGACTGAGCTGGCGGCGCTGCTGCTCGCCATCGCGAACACCAACGCCGTCAACCGGCTCAACGCGCCGACCCGCCAGCAGGCGGGCTCGTGGTGA